Proteins encoded within one genomic window of Gallus gallus isolate bGalGal1 chromosome 1, bGalGal1.mat.broiler.GRCg7b, whole genome shotgun sequence:
- the PMCH gene encoding pro-MCH precursor has product MYISSYMLILSLFSQGFLISVSKSLQKAEDEDMLLTAFNLGKTLRNGDGTEKRGAMPLLKRYKIEESFLDEDDDRKLKFFDTDSRHDFSNHGVPISVGRKQLPYLALKGAIAFPADTEIQNIESVQERETVEEENSAKFPIGRRDFDMLRCMLGRVYRPCWQV; this is encoded by the exons ATGTACATCTCATCATATATGTTAatactctctcttttttctcaaGGTTTTCTAATCTCAGTTTCAAAATCtctgcaaaaagcagaagatgaagaTATGTTGCTAACTGCATTTAATCTAGGAAAAACCCTTCGAAATGGAGACGGAACTGAAAAGAGAGGAGCGATGCCTTTGCTGAAACGTTACAAGATTGAGGAAAGCTTCTTGGATGAAGACGATGACAGAAAATTAAAGTTTTTT gATACTGATTCCAGACATGACTTCTCAAATCATGGTGTACCAATCAGTGTGGGCAGAAAGCAACTACCTTATCTTGCACTGAAGGGAGCCATTGCTTTTCCAGCTGACACTGAAATTCAGAATATTGAATCAGTACAGGAAAGAGAGacagtggaagaagaaaattcagctaAATTCCCCATAGGAAGGAGAGATTTTGACA TGCTCAGATGTATGCTGGGAAGAGTCTATCGACCTTGTTGGCAAGTCTGA